The DNA sequence ACATCTGAAGCTGCCACTTTGGTATCTGCAAAGTTGTGATTGGCATTTTATAGACGTGCGTGCATGCGAGTGATTACACAGCACGTGTATCTTATACGTCTTTGTTTCTCCCGCAGTGTTTGCTGGTGCTGGAGcggctgtgtgtttgggtctccgGCGGGgaagaactgtgtgtgtggaacaAAGACTTTCAGCTGCAGTGTCACAGACAGAACCACAGCGACACGGGtcaggaggaagaaaaaaaaataactctttCACAATAAACCTCTCATGTTTATGCATGTGGATTGCACTGACTATGCTCACACCTGACATTGCGTTTTGCACACAAACTGATTAATGTTGTCATTGTGTTGTGGAATTTTGCAGGAATAACTGCTCTGATAGAGCTGCCCAAAAACTGCATAGCAGCTGCTATGGATAAAGAAATTGGTATGAGAGGGGTTTTGATGAAAAGAATGTTCATTACGTGCAAATAGATTCAAACTAAATGGGTTTAAAGAATGTTGACCcttatattttcttctttgcagTGATTTATAGGCTGACATACTCCACTGATTCCTCCCTGTCAGTGGCTGAGATCCGCTCTCTGTCCGACCACCAGGACAGGATTCGAGCTCTCATCAACGTCAGTGGTCAGTCTGTCAGGAAACTCTGacttattgttgaaaaaaagagctattgtttgtttatttatttaaccattATTTATTAAGAGTAGGTTCATTGAGAGGCGGTCTCTTTTTGGCAGGAACGCCCTGATCtcattcacacagttccacattcatacCTGAATTTTCCCACCCAGATTTAACCTGTCGGTCTGGGGATTTCAACGGCCTCCCGTCACAAGCTTGCATCTCTAATCTTTAGGCCACCAATGAGATAATGAGAAATTGCATTGGATCATATGACTTTAGCTCTGTGTCTTCCTCAGACGGACTCTTTGCCAGCGGTTCCCATGCGGGCGAGTTGATCTTATGGGATGCGATTGATTGGAACATCCTGGCCTATGAGCACATCCTATGGGAGGAGTCACAAGCTTGCACCCAGGCTGAAATACGCTTGTCTGCGCCCAAACCCAGTGAGATGTCAATTCAGCATCTGACCACCAATGGAACGGTGAGGAAGACGGCATGAGTGGATGCACCTATTGGGTATCATGTAAAATAGTtggtctgttgtttttttatcgtAATCCGTaactttattttgtgtgtgctttgtagCTCATCCTCGCAGCTGTGGGCAGCGGTCTGTATGTGTACAGCGTTCTGACCAAGACCGTGGTGGCCTACAGGAAGGTGGCCCATGACTCCAATGTCTTACACAGCATGCTGTTATCTGACAGGTACGATATCAGTTCCTCTCTCTTACAGGCATTTTTTCCTGGGCGTGTCTCTGCTGCGTTCCGgctgtgttctttttttcttcgcCCTCCGTCATGCGCCAAACCACACCGGGAGCATCTCAGAATCGGGCCTTCTTGCGTCCCAACACCCAGGTTTTATTGTCTGTCTTTAcaagtactttacagaacaaatacGTGTTTATTAAACTagtatctaccttccactccaagGACTCCTGTAATTAAActccatgtcttctcttttttccgGCGTTCTCCTGATAAAAAAAGATCTGTgatgtattattttttccacCTCCAAGATGAATGTCACGTTGTCCGCGGTGTTGTAGAGTTGTGCAGGCGCGTATTCGATACTTGGTGAGGGGTGTTTTGACTTGCTGTCCAGATGGCCCTCGCCTCGCCTATCTTTAGCCGAGTGGAGCGCCGCTTCACGCACGCCTCTGGAAAGtcaagcattgacttgaatgcAGTCTTCTCTTTGAGTGAATATTTAATTTGCAACCGTAGCGTTCGTGAGAACAGATTTCTCCATGGATGCATTATAAAACCTTGGACatctttgtttacattgttaAATGATGACAACAGTCTAGGCTGGTGGTTCCCTACCGTTTTCGCTAttgctttaaacaaaacaatctcaGCTTGGGACCCCTTGTCCTCAGCTGTGATCAGTGTGTTTGGGTCCCTTCAGTGATGCACAGAACTCCTGTTAAATGTAGTTAAAAATCTTCACAATACCgctatttgttgttttttctattatGATCTTCTAACTCAAAAGCTGAGTACTTTTAGTATTTATATTATGCCATCTGGATCATGGTGTACCTTTCAAAAAGAGATGtcatgattttgttttattaccaaAAAAAACCTGACGTAGCCCGGTACAATATTAATCATCAGTTTTtatgtacaaaaaagaaaacaactaacATTACTAACAGTTACTGATTTTAAAGccatagtgtgtagtttctgtcgcctccattaggaattctaagtaagacaacaaaactgttggcgcgtcctTATGATACGTTATGTGGACTCGAGCTTCTGTGCGGGAAAGTCgccggacgacacaatcttctgacatagtcatactgagaaatccagagagagttgcaGGGAGCTGATAGTCATAATTagttttgtagcaactcatttggaNNNNNNNNNNNNNNNNNNNNNNNNNNNNNNNNNNNNNNNNNNNNNNNNNNNNNNNNNNNNNNNNNNNNNNNNNNNNNNNNNNNNNNNNNNNNNNNNNNNNTAGGATGCAAAGCAGTTCACATTTGCAGAAATCTCAAGAAGTAGGCCCTCGTCCCATTCCCTCCTGTGGATTTGCCACCTTAGGACAACTGGATGCCATTCCCAGTGACAGATCACATACATAAGTATGAATCAGAATAGTTCAAAGACAGAGGAAAATTGCCTGCACtcaacttgtgtgtgtatagttgATGTGTGGAGGTGCAGTAATGCAGTCCAGATGTGGTATTGTGTATATCAAAGGACAGACCTGTACCAGCACTCAGAGAGGCTGTGTTTTTGGCTTAAGTGGGGTACTCTAAAGTTGAGTATGTGCCTGTGTGACCGCGCTGTCTTTGATGGTCTAGATGTTTGCAGTCTATGTGGAGCTGTGGTGATTCTGGGGTGTACACTCAGGCCACATTCCTTGCTAATCATCACCAAAGGCCAATTATTTGTCTCCAGGAAAATCAATGACATGCGTCTCCTGTggtttttaatgaaaactgTTAGTATATTTCAACCTGGTGTATTTGCCAATGTGGAATGGGTCACTTGATTGTTTAGGTTTCCAGCCCAGACTCACTCTCACTGTTCCCTGTGTTGTTTTGCAGCGGCAGCAGGCAGCTACGTTAAAGTTGTGTTTACAACTTGTCTCCTACAGCTCTCCAGAAAACAGGATTTTACATAAGTGATTTCCAAAGCTCACCGCTGAGTTAGATTTAAATTGTTAAACCAAGTTGACATCTGAGGAATACATTCACATTACACGTTGTCATTGGATCCATTGTgagtataaaaatattgattagagAAGCTTTAACTTCAGTAGTTTAACCCTCAGACATGCTGATGGATTTTCTCCTCTAATGATGTAGTTGCTATTTTTAGCCAACcctagaaaaacattttgttcatcAGTAACACcctgacattttatattgtCTCCTTtaatctattttctttcttcattataaatacaatttgttCTTCTCTGTCCATCACACCAGGGCTCTTTGGAATGTGGACGTTCGGCAGGTCAAACAAACAGACCGGTCCTCCGTCAAAGAAGGCTACGGACGTCCCAAACATCAGGACGCTGGAGTTGACCGGTGATCTGATTGGACACTCGGGGGCAGTCCAGGTACGATCCCAATGATGTCCGAATGATGTCTCGTGTTCTACTTCAAAACAGTATCTCAATAGTGCTTTAAcaccctttttttcaatttagatacattttattatagtatcaaatcacaacaaaagtAATCTTATATTTACAGattacagagtaggtctagaccgcaGTCTACAATTTACAATGCCCCGACAATTCTTGTAATTCTCCTTTTTGTGCTTGTGTCAGATGTTTGTGAGCTTTGGGGAGAACGGTTTGGTCACCTGCTCGACAGACCACCTGCTGATTCTGTGGAAGAACGGAGAACGGCAGTCCCACCTCCGCAGCCTGGCACTTTTCCAAAAACTGGAGGAGAACGGAAGACTCTGACCTTCAACCCTGATCTGCGgccttaaaggtgctctaagcgatgttgggtgacttTACTTCTTGTggacattcaaagtattttcaaacacaagactagctcgcccctccctcctcctcatcccgtcccctcccttctgtgcttacgtgcactaaccccccccatcacccccaaatccttcttgttggttttTGGCTGgaacacagtttgtttttgttgccgtttgtagaccccgGGCTGTCTACAGAAACTGcgtttttttgcagtgtgttcaggggactggcagctagcagatagtgaggagatgtttgctgaatgtaacaacaaatattacagcctaaaacacacctgacatcgcttagagcacctttaaataaagcAGATGTGAAGCTGCCGGGTGACCTTAGTTTCGAAGAAGCACTAATGATGCACTGATTGGATACTCAAAAACCTGGATCAGGTATCcgtgacaaacaaacaaagttagGGAAGCAGTGTTTAAGTTAAGCCAGATATTGCCTACCACGTAAAAGAATGATTCCAGTCACTTCCACACTGTGACACATACAGCTTATTAATTAAACACCGGTATTAGTATAGGCCTGTACCCAGGTACCCAAAGCCCAGGTATGTGTATCGGGACTGAAAAAGTTGGATTAGTGCATCCCTAGTCTCAAATCATTtgaatttactgtaaaaatagttttttgcttttaatgaTAATGCAATGGTTGTTGTTTGCCTTTAAAGTatttaacttaaattaaaaaaaaactcacaaaatacCTTATCTCAGAAACAgtttgcttcattttttttattttaccgcTGGGATGTCCGGGATCACGATCTgactatcttttactgtgtatCATGTTGAAACTCTCTACATTTTTCAATGATTGcttcaaacatttaaacaaagttttgtgttggagtttgtaacattccacaatcttaattttgactaaaacattttttattggaAATGCATATTGTTTGTCGGTTCAACTAATAATCGGTAAAGGTACCGGTCCTGAAAGCCAGTATCTGTCGATCCCTATCTTACATTCTGCACATACCACCAATTTGTAGTTGTCACGCTTCATGTTCCCTAACACATATTGTGTTAATTAGTGGCGGATTTGTTGTAAAACTTTGGATAGCTGTTTTCCTCTGCttccaatttttattttaagtagttCTATCCATCTCCTGGTTGATTGATCTTCCCACTTAACTCGTTACCAGAACACAAATAAGTCTATTTGCCAAAGTGTCAAACTTTTCCCAGAAATTTGTTGCGTCAATTCATGTTACAACAATATTTCAAGAATGCTTTAATTGTCTCTCacaatacatttctgtgtttgacAGAGAACATCAAAATAAGACATCGTAATCCAGAGAGCAAACTAAATTCAACTTTTAAACAGATGCTAAGTGACTGATTGAAAGCTTCTTACTATGTATGGGGCAGTcaaatcttttaaaacacacattacagttCTCATGGCCAAAAatcttttctttgaaaaataattattactGCATATTACATCACTTTCTAATTCTTCTTCTGTTTATAAGTGatagaaaacaacacagaattGGCGCGCAGCCACGGCCATCAGTGTCAGAGATGGAAGTTAGAGGAAATATAGATCACTGTGATGAAGGCTTATTATTACATAACAAGCAGTCCTACAATCTGGTTCTGCCTCAGTAGACTCAAAACGAGGCGTTAAGCGACTGGCTGTCATCCGATCTAATTGATATCCTCACATTCCAGTCACTGCTGCTCACAGAAAAAGCTATTGTCAGCTTTGTCAATATTAAATCTTTGTTGAATAGAAATCTTCATTATTGACTAGAAAAAATATCTTCTCATGATCAGAGATAGCAGTCATTAAACATTTATAGGTGGAGCCACATTccaagtcacaaaaaaaagacttttggaAATGACCCCTGCAACACTTAATGGCCCCAAACAAAAGTTACATAAGCACATTATGTAAAAGCAACAATGATATATTGGGTGAGTATTTACAAGAACTGCAGGTACATTTAGGtagttttacagtgtgttgcAACAATAGCAGATctaaacacagacatgacaaGATTAAGGCATCGATTAAAGACCTTGGCCACCAATAAAATGACTTCATATCATTATGAATATATTGAACGTAGATGACCAATCAGTCACTGGTTCCCACTCTTTAAAGTGAACTGATACGACTGACAAAGCAATAGTGTAATTCACATCCGATCTAACGTCCCCTGACTCACCAAGTTGGACCTAAAACTATAGAACGGACCTTAAAGCACATATCCCGAGGTCATGTTATTCTATTATAAATATCCAACACAGGTATggcttttctttatttgaaggaaaggaggaagtatttcaaccaaaacataCTTATGTTTGTATAAAGATGACCAACGACTAAGGCACCAGTAAAGAGCTCTCTGTGCCTTTGGTTAATACTGTAATGTGCGTTTCCTGGACTAAAAGTCATGGGACTAAAACTGGTAATATATTATAATAGTGACATTACACAATTACACCAAAGCAGCTCAGATAGATAATGGTATCTGCAGATTTAACCACTAATTACCAACTATGTTGGTTTGTAGTCCAATTATCTGtatgaaataatattaaagGGTTTTCCAAAACTGTTCCACCTTCATGTGTTAACATTGAAGAAATGTGCTCTGAAAGATACACAGATGCAGGTTCAATTCCTCAAATATTAAAGCTGAATCATGGTGTTTTTCAGTCGCAGTCACAGTGAGTTAATAACTGATCTGACAAATGAGTCACCgttttacactgatttaatgtCCCCACAGTTACAACACACCTATGTAGCCACCAGAGGGCAGACACATCGTGCAGATCTCATCATCCAATGGCCTTTGTCTCATTTCTTTGAATCCAAATAACCTAAAAATCATAAACAGACTAGACTTCTCCCCAAAACCGAGCCAAATGACTGCAAGGCGAATTGCAGTTGCAGGATTTTTGAGATACAGTAAAActggtaaaaacaaacactctgAGGGCCGGAGCTGATTCATGTTGGAAGTGGACAAACAAGCTGATTTTACACGCTGGATCCAAACATGGATCTGGTGCTCCTTCATACCGTCAGGTCGCTGTGAGGTCCAACACAGCTAATCGCTACTTTGACAAACAGCGTTACGTGGCCTCTGCAGGATTCATGTACAACAGTCAGCGTAGCTTCACATAAAAAGCTTATTCTTAGCAATGTTCAGATACTCGGAAGTCagatttgtttcttcttgtctGGATGCAAATGTCTACAGTTAGTGTCACAAAGTTATGTAACATCtgatatttgtatattatttgaAAGCATTACAGCTAACTGAACAGCTCTGATACAGTGCAATTCTGCTCCTCCATTTGTTCTGACAAAAACCTTCACACAGGACAATGATACTGTTACGTAGCTACATGATCTCATCAGCAACACTGCCCTCTTCGATGTCAGCTCTGTATATGGGCCTGATCATTTAGAAAACCTGTACGCTGGCTGGTTCTCCCCTCTGATTGGACCCTGGTACTTGGCTAACTGTCTCTAGAGCTCTTTATTCTTATTCTTTCCAGCAAGTTCCTTCTGTACACAGCCAACAGGGATTGCGAAGTATTTGGTCCCAGACACAAGTCAAAAGTGTTTCTAATACTGTAGACTGTATCACAGTACATAAAATGGAATCATTTCAGCTGAGCACCTTCACAAGTTGGCAATTTGAAAAGGAATAAGCATGAAGTTCAGAACCTCCAGCTTTGGTCACCATCTTATTCACCATGTTTCTTTTACAGCAATAGACAGACGtagaataaaaagatttgttcaacaacaaaaaaatcgttaaaaagcaaaaacagcaaGAGGATgctcaaaatgaaaatgtcttgaTTAGCTAAAGTGCAGGTTTCAGGTGTGTTACACTGTATGGTACAGATTGTCAAGTGAAACTTGAGGTCCACACAGTTTCATAGAGGTGCTGTTGGGAAAAGGTTACAGGGCCGTAAAGTCGACAGGGCCCTCAAATGACAACCTGTTCTCCACTGGCAGAACGCCACCTCCACCCATAACCACATAAGAAAAGAGGCTGTGATTTGAGATTGAAACAGCGTCTCAGTTTTGGTCAGTCAGTGATGTCTGCTCTGAGAGTCCCCGATCGCCCAGCTTGAGGCCACGGACGTGTCCAGGAGTGCCTGGGAGGGCACAGAGCTTCGTCGAATCACAGCTGAAGAGACTAATTGTTTCACCGCAGGGCTGCATTTGCTGTCCTACCCTGCTTGGAGTGAAGGATGAGAGAAGGCTACAAAGGGTCGGTCAAGATGGAGGGGGAGGACGCAGGCTCTTACACTTCATCTCGTCCAAGCGCTTCCAGTACTTGTAATTCTCTGACAGGTGTTCCATGAGACCAGGCAGGCTGGCGAAGGCTGGGGGGGGAGAAACACAGAAGTTCAGAGTTCAGGCGCttgaagaaaaacagacatggaCACAGATTTGGACGTCCAGATGGGTCAattgcagcaacaaaaaacgATTTAAAGATTCTCACAAAAGgcttttgtacaaaaaaaaaacgaatcCAGGAATAAACATAGCCTTGACTCGGTTTCACAAAAGCTGAGGCAGctaagttaccatggagatttattctctACAGCCAGACTAGTTTTAGACAAGGCTAACAGTCAGGATTTGATAATCCTGAAACCTTTTCTCTTCACACTGCGGTGGGTTTACCTTGTTATCAGactgcattaaaaaacaacaggtgCATGTTGCTGTTTAGTTAAGTACTGTTTTGAAGCTGGGActattatttttcttataatTATTGATGTGAAGACTGTTCATGTTGTTGGTCAAGCCTCGCTTTATCGGTTATCCCGGATTTATAAATTCTGATTTATGAAACAGCCTCTAGGTATCAGACTCTTCTGCTATCCTTCCACGtaagcaaagtgtgtgtgtgtgtgtgtgtgtgtgtgtgtgtgtgtgtgtgtgtgtgtgtgtgtacagtggcTAATGTTATGTACACCGTTGCTTCCACATTAAAGGACT is a window from the Etheostoma cragini isolate CJK2018 chromosome 16, CSU_Ecrag_1.0, whole genome shotgun sequence genome containing:
- the wdr41 gene encoding WD repeat-containing protein 41, translating into MLRWILGGREAQGSAEKSSVLCIGEEQPKNWFTELQVLKGHFDIVRFLVQIDDFRCASAGDDGLVLVWNVETGERLQELRGHSQQITAITTFTCNNGLTSHTSLITASSDRSLSLWDPDTGNRVQTISDLQSPVKCLLVLERLCVWVSGGEELCVWNKDFQLQCHRQNHSDTGITALIELPKNCIAAAMDKEIVIYRLTYSTDSSLSVAEIRSLSDHQDRIRALINVSDGLFASGSHAGELILWDAIDWNILAYEHILWEESQACTQAEIRLSAPKPSEMSIQHLTTNGTLILAAVGSGLYVYSVLTKTVVAYRKVAHDSNVLHSMLLSDRELIKNILFISNTLTFYIVSFNLFSFFIINTICSSLSITPGLFGMWTFGRSNKQTGPPSKKATDVPNIRTLELTGDLIGHSGAVQMFVSFGENGLVTCSTDHLLILWKNGERQSHLRSLALFQKLEENGRL